From the genome of Magnolia sinica isolate HGM2019 chromosome 12, MsV1, whole genome shotgun sequence:
CATAGGATCATCCGCCTGTATGACATCTTACCAGTCCAGCTATGTTATACCACTATGAAAATGGGATacccaaaaatcaggtaaatccaaCCATTTGTTGGGTCGTATGTGAACATCCAGCTTTTTGGATCATTCTTCATTATTTCAAGTGGCGTgccccacctgataattggatccacAGCTTTTCGAGGGGTTTATTGTGCCCAATTTTGGTGTAGCAGCTATGTTTCgattcatcctcttctttcaagggTTTTATAATCAGACGTTGAACCCATTTCATATGATGGGAGTTGCAAAGTATTGGGCGCTACTCTGCTATGCGTTATTCATGATGCTACCGTATAAAATACTTTATTCGAATATGGTGACGGTGCAAATACACTCCATCCTTTAAACCCAACTCAAGCTAAAGAGACTTATTCGATGGTCATTGCTAACTGCTTTTGGTCCCAAATCTTTGAGGTTATTTTTTCCAATAAACATTGGTTACATTTCTTTATGGGAGGATCTTCTTGGATTATTAAGATGTCATATAAACGAGCAACCAATATGTGATCATTTCTAGATACTTAATATTgccagggctgtcaatgggccgggtagtCCCAACAGGCTTTGGGCTTGGCCCATATTAGGCTGGGTTTGAAGTGGTGTATTAGACCTAATGGTAAGGCTCAAGCTTAAATCACGAGTCTGATTGTAAATCAGGCTATATCGGGCTTCGCTCCTCAAAAGCTCGTAAACTCAGCTTGATGTGATAGTTCTTTTCTAAAcctaattttctttattttctttcattctctccctttctcttataaATGAGGTAAATGAGGTGCACCGAAATATTATTTATCTACGGATATTTAGGGCTTGTGGCGGGCCCGAATCGAGCTTTGTGTAAATGTCCCGGGCTGAACTTGGGCTAGAATATTTCAGCCCGTCACAGGGCTTAGATTTAGAATTACAGGCAGGGCTTGGACAAAACTCGGACCTAACCCGGCCCATTAACATCCTTGGATATTGCCTACGTATCGTCCATGATGCTCCTCCAGAGTATTAAAAGTACtcgtgtatttttatttttatttttatttttatttttatttttaagtagcAACGATTTAGGGCTTTttctcttctcctcctccttccttACGACCCCAAATCCATCAGCTCAAGGTTGCAGCAGGTCCATTTATCTCCACAGCGCTATTgaatcaggttttttttttttttttaggttaagCATTCAATTTCGAAATCTTCTTCCTTTACAGATCAATCTGATTAAGCGGATTTTCGCAGCATTAGATCTTCAAACCCCACCTCCAATTAGACCGAACTAGTTCAATCCATTCCATCTAGTTTGAGAATCCTAACATCAGTTTTAGAAGAAGAAAGCTATGGAGAAAAGCGATGACAGAATCAGCAAACTACCCGATGACATCCTTCATTCCATCCTTTCCATGATGCCGATGAAATTCATCATAAGAACAAGCATTCTCTCAAGGAGATGGAGAAACTTGTGGAAACCCATCTGGGCTTATGCCACTGCTCTCGATTTGGGTGCTGAGTTCGCGTCTGGCCAAACTCCAGAAGAATTCGTGGCTACTGTTAATCGATATCTACAACTCCACAAAGGCAAGGAGGTCCGGATTTTTCGGCTCCCACACATTCCATGCAATCCGTTAGATGCTGAGAAATGGGTTGAATTCGCAGTAGCAAAAAGAGTAAAGAAGCTTGACATCGACTTCTGTAAACCTTTTAAGGGAAGTAAGCTTTGTAAATTGCCAAACTCCCTCTTTACTTGTGATTCTATAACTCATTTAAAATTGAGTCGCTGTGATTTCAGCCCGCTTTTGAATTTCAAAGGTTGCCCTTACCTCAAAACCCTCCACCTAAGCGATGTTACAGTTACAGATGCCCTGTTTGAAAGCATGATTTCAAATTGTCCTCTTATGGAGGAATTGATTTTAAAGCATTGTCATGATCTGACTCATATCAAGGTCTCCCCTCCGGATCTTCCACTTAAGAGTTTGATAGTTGAATTCTGTTGGGATGTCGATGAGATTGAGATTTTTGCTCCGAACCTCCGATCATTCTGTTTCTCTGGTGATTTTATTCCTATGTATTTCAAGAACATTTCGAGTTTGGTGGATGTCCTTCTTAAAGGCATATGTATGGAGGATCACTATATTGGGAAAGATTGTATCACTGTTTTGCACCATCTTGAACATGTTAAGATTCTGACATTGTTTTCTGGCTCGCTTGAGGTATATGTTCTTTCCTACTCTTCTATAAAATTCTTAACAGTTTTGATTTGTGCCATGGAAACCTTTACAAGCGTTCATAGGATATTGATccacaccaggtgggccccaccttgtagATGGCCTGGCTGAAAATCAGTCCGTTGGACTGTAAGTTGGGCTTCAAATGTATGAAAAATTGGAGcagttcaaaaaaataaaaaataataagaagaaagaaaacaaatatatgggagggagatggagaggaGAACAATGCTAATGGGTGGATGGGCCTGAATTTTTTGGTGAGGTCATCTACACAGTGGGACGTGCCTGATGTATGGTGTCTAGAGGTTTGTGTTAGGCCTGGCACAACAATAATGTGACTTTTGTGTTACTAAAGTCTTTCTTTTGATCTACACAGTATGTAGGTTTAGTAGAGGAATACACACCCGAGGATTTGCCCCTTAGATTCCACAATTTGCTGGAACTGCAGCTAGTGTTGGAATGGTTTGGTTGGAGCTATCTGCCCAGCATCTATAGCTTCTTCGAAAACTGTCTATGCCCTAATCTAATGATGCTTTTCATTTATGTAGGTCTTCATTCAGTTCCCATGTAATTTCTTTGAAGAGTTACAGCTGACATCCTGGCCATAAATGAGATGGGCTTTACTTGTAGATTGacctggtgcaaaaatcaggccaaacaattcattatgtgggccacaaatgtacatTGTTTATTCTTTCTTAGTTGTCATCAAAGGCAAAACAATGGCGGAAAATCCCAATACATAATTGACAATTAGTGTTTGGCAGTCCTACAACACCAATCCCCTCTTCATGGCTTCGATTTCATCAAAGCATCATAGGGCACACCTCATGCATGGCCAGGTTGTGCTTTTCAGTTTAGCAAATCTCATTTTGAGTACTATCTTCTCTCGGAGCTGCTTATTTATTCTTTCTTTGCTTTCGATTCGAATTTGAAGTTTCCACCCATTGACGACCCCTCACAAAGTGACTACCAGTCCGAGGAACTGCTGGCAGAGGATACTCCGGACATTGTGTTTGATAATCTGAAGGTGACAAAAATGAATGGCTTTACAGGACTCAAGGATGAAATGCTGTTGGTGAAATTTTTCTTAGAGAATGCTATTGGACTAGAGCATTTGGTTTTGGCAGCTCCTCAGAAAGCTGTCTGTGACGTTGCGAAGGATTCTGCATTGGAGTGTAAATCTGACTTTGCATCAACGCGTATTCTTCACAGGAATCAATTGAAGTTGTCTGAATCCGCTGACACGTCATTGGATCGTCTTTGTGAACGGTTATTTATCTTAGTAAAGGCATCATCATCAGATGCTCGGATATTAATATGTGATTATTCGGAGGTCAATGATGTTTTATTCCCCAGACATAAATATTCGGACTTCCATGGCCTTTTAATCCCCAGATTTACTTGAGACTGATAAGGGGTAGCTTTGTGGCGATAGAGTATATTTTCTTAATTTGGTCTATTAATTGGGGTTGGTGATTCTACATGAATGCTTTGCATTTGATTGCACGATCCAAGCAGTCGACTTTTCCACACAGGTTCTCAGTTGGAGAATTTGGGCGAATGGTTTGTAATGTAAACCATTGTTTTGTTCCGTAATCCTCTCTGTGGAACGTCTAAAATATTCTCCCAAATTCTCCATTTgaatagatttttggtgcatggcccACTCGCAGCAGGACACAACAGAACAATGAtctggattaccgaaccatggCCCCCTTCTCGGAAATGAAAACCCAAGTTGTTTGAACCAAGCCATGTATTTTGGATCATGCAATTCCTCATTTTGGAGATTCTGGTTGCCATACTTTTTTGTTTTGTGAAGCTCTGTTTACACACCACCAATCAGTCCAAGAATCTCTGATCTTTGGATAAATGTATATTTTTCGCCTTCATCCTGATGAGATCATcttatgaatgggctggattgcatattaacatcatggtgggtccctagAAGGCTTCAATTGTCAGCATTCCTGTTCTCACCTTttctgttggtgtggcccacatgagttttgtatctgcttaatttttatatTAATTCTTGAATATGACTTGAGGTAactgatggatggaatgaatGTCACATAGAGATCTTGGTGGGCCCCGCAGATTTTTTAAGCCCCTAGAAGCTTATTATTTAAGCAAGGGAGTTTTAGTTATGTAAAGCTCTCATCACTGGATTTTCAACTGCTAGGGCTGCACTTTTTAAACAGCCTTTTTGCTAGAATCATGACTATCTGCAACCAGACTACATTCCAATGTCACAAACATGTTCAGGACCTACTGTAAACTTCTTTGGCAGAAAATGGGAACTTGCTAAAGCTGAAAATTCAGGTTgattcattcatcaggtggacaacaataaaaaaacatatgaaatgtacatgaaaaataaataaataaaactttctTTAGCCATCAATTTGTTTCCTGCactttggcccacctaatgagtagactGGCCTGAATTTTCGGCCATTACATCTATGGAGTGTGACCTGCCTAATGAACTGCTCAGATCTTGTACAAGTGTGCTGTATGAGCACAAGGGAATAGCCGTCTATAGTAGGTTGGGAGAGAAAATGTAGATGAAAGGATATGAGTGGAGATATCCTAAAGCTTTTAATCTCTTTGTTTCATTAATTACCATGGCAATGTAAAGGAAATGTGCAATGATCATAAATTACTTAAATTATAAATTACTCCACCCATCTTCGGACAGTTGCATTTGGCCACTTATTCCCATGTATGGTTTATGGGCAGTAAAATCGCAATGAgttatttttataataatatcAAACATTACCAAAAATATATTAATGTTACTATTTGCATTCGAGATTTTAATGGTAGTATCATGAAGAAGTGCAATGATCACAATTTCCTTTACATTTGACTGATGATTTTTATGTTTGGTTTGACTGTGAGAAAATCGTAATAATAACACTTTTTCTTTCAATTACTGGAATAATTGGCCAAACAAACGAGCCCTAAAGCTATCTTTACCACAACTTACATCTAACCCACCACCAATTTTTCCACTCCTTCCTAAATACATTCCTTTCAATTCCCTTGCATGCTTCCATGCTACAATTCCACCACCTTAGATACATACCTCCAAGACAAAAGCAAAAGATCCAATTCCATCCGAAGTTCTTGGGGGAATGGACAGTGGAGATGGCAGTGATGCTCAACGGCAGTGTCATCGAGCATCATCCGTAAATCATTTTTGGGCCAAACAGGGAGTGCAAATGCCAATCCTCTTAAAGATGGGGTGTGACTTTAATATTCATTCCAGAAATTTCAATATCACCAGGCATGTTTGGGTACCACCTAAAAACAAGTAATCATTCAATCAGATGTATTTGGGCCCCCTTCTCCGAAATGAAAACTCAAGTTTATCGAACAAAGCCTACCTAATGAACTGCTCAGATCTTGTACAAGCATGCTGTATAACCACAGAGAATAGTAGTCTACAGAAGGTCGGGCGAGGAAAGCTAGATAAAAGGATTTGAGTGGAGATATCTTAAATCCTTTATCCTGTTTGTTTCATTAATTATCATGGCAATGTAAAAGGAATATGCAATGATTATAAATTGCCCTACCTATCTCCTAGCAACATTTATATTTGACTACTTATTGCTGTGAATGGTCTTTTGGCGGTAAAATTGCAATGAAGATATTTTTACATTTATGCCAAACATTACTAAAATACATTGATATTATCATTTGCATACGAGATTTTCACGGTAATATCATGAACAAGTGCAATGATCACAAATTCCTTTACATTTCCTATGTTTGGTTTGACTGTGAGAAATCGTAATAAAGACACTTCTTTTTGTCAATCAACGGGATAATTGGCaaaacaaataggccctaaagcTGTCCCATAAGTCTAGAAGAAGCCTAACAATCTCTACAACAACTTACATCTAACCCACCACCCATTTTCCCACTCCTTCCTAAATCCATTCCTTACAATTCCCTTGCATGCTTCCATACTGCAATTCCACCACCTTACATACATACCTCCAAAACGAAAGCAAAAGATCCAATTTCACCCCAAGTTCTCGAGAGAATAGACAGTAGAGATGGCAGTGATGCTTAACGGCAATGTCCGTTGAGTCGAGCACCATCAGTAAATCATTTTTGGGCCAAAACGGGGAGTGTAAATGCCAATCCTCTTAAAGATGGGGTGTGCCTTTAATATTCATTCCAGAATTTTCAATATCACCAGGCATGTTTGGGTaccacctaaaaatgagtttatcaCATTCTGGATACTAGTAATCATTCAATCAGATGTGTTTGGTTACActctaatcatgaaatatcatgattaatcaatctaatttggtctgaatttttatgaaatttggtgtaataaaaaaattatagagATTGCAGTTTATACTTGTGGTTGATTATCCATGGCTATTTCTATTCATTATATcagtccgtccatcatgtgagccccttCCTATTCTCTTTGGCACCCAAAACTCAGTTGATCTAGAATTagaattcaggtgggcctcaccatgtaaaatcatcccTCAAACCtataaattgtggcccacctgagtttttgatatgGCCTGGTTTTTTGGATGTCTATTATCCTAGTCAGATGCATcttgtgaatggattggatggaacatCAAAACACAATGGGTCCCACactggaaggtttttaatggtgggcgcccCATttccaatgtttcttgtggtatggcctacctgagttttggatccgcctgttttttgggtgtcaaggagaataggAGGGGGAACAAATGATAGACGGAGTGGGTGTAATcatcacattacagtgggccccacacattgatTCCTACGATAAGATCAAACGAAATTCTCTTTGGTATGGTCCTGATGGATTGGGTGTAGTACTTGGGCCATTTCTCAGCTCATACCCCTTTGTGCCTCACCGGTGAATTTCCTGGCTGGACACTGCTAGATTATCAGATGACTCAAACCATTTGCCAGGAACAAGGCTCTGGAGGCAATTTATGCTCTTCTCCTACATTAAGTGGTTGTA
Proteins encoded in this window:
- the LOC131221893 gene encoding F-box protein At4g09920-like isoform X1; its protein translation is MEKSDDRISKLPDDILHSILSMMPMKFIIRTSILSRRWRNLWKPIWAYATALDLGAEFASGQTPEEFVATVNRYLQLHKGKEVRIFRLPHIPCNPLDAEKWVEFAVAKRVKKLDIDFCKPFKGSKLCKLPNSLFTCDSITHLKLSRCDFSPLLNFKGCPYLKTLHLSDVTVTDALFESMISNCPLMEELILKHCHDLTHIKVSPPDLPLKSLIVEFCWDVDEIEIFAPNLRSFCFSGDFIPMYFKNISSLVDVLLKGICMEDHYIGKDCITVLHHLEHVKILTLFSGSLEYVGLVEEYTPEDLPLRFHNLLELQLVLEWFGWSYLPSIYSFFENCLCPNLMMLFIYFPPIDDPSQSDYQSEELLAEDTPDIVFDNLKVTKMNGFTGLKDEMLLVKFFLENAIGLEHLVLAAPQKAVCDVAKDSALECKSDFASTRILHRNQLKLSESADTSLDRLCERLFILVKASSSDARILICDYSEVNDVLFPRHKYSDFHGLLIPRFT
- the LOC131221893 gene encoding F-box protein At4g09920-like isoform X2, whose protein sequence is MEKSDDRISKLPDDILHSILSMMPMKFIIRTSILSRRWRNLWKPIWAYATALDLGAEFASGQTPEEFVATVNRYLQLHKGKEVRIFRLPHIPCNPLDAEKWVEFAVAKRVKKLDIDFCKPFKGSKLCKLPNSLFTCDSITHLKLSRCDFSPLLNFKGCPYLKTLHLSDVTVTDALFESMISNCPLMEELILKHCHDLTHIKVSPPDLPLKSLIVEFCWDVDEIEIFAPNLRSFCFSGDFIPMYFKNISSLVDVLLKGICMEDHYIGKDCITVLHHLEHVKILTLFSGSLEFPPIDDPSQSDYQSEELLAEDTPDIVFDNLKVTKMNGFTGLKDEMLLVKFFLENAIGLEHLVLAAPQKAVCDVAKDSALECKSDFASTRILHRNQLKLSESADTSLDRLCERLFILVKASSSDARILICDYSEVNDVLFPRHKYSDFHGLLIPRFT